The Candidatus Scalindua japonica sequence ATCCTCATCGCATTTATTATAGGTATTATCAGTGCTTTCTCTTTACCGCTTGGCACTATTACTTCTGCATTCTGGAAACCAGGAGATCGAGCCATTGCGTTTTTAATGGCCTTTGGAGGAGGAGCCCTTTTAGCCGCGTTAACGATTGATTTAGTAGGATCTGCTCTTGAAAAAGGTCATTTTCATATTCTGGCATTAGGATGTATTATTGGAAGTTTTCTTTTCATCGGGTTAAACCATATCATCAATGACCATGGAGGGTTTTTACGGAAAGCCTCCACAACCCTATATTACATTCGCCGGAAAGGAAGAAAACGTTTTAAACGAATTCTTTCTCATGTGCGACGTATCGATTTATTTAACAATCTACCAGACGATGAAGTTGAAAAATTAGCATCTTGCTTAATTAGACAAGAATATCCTGAGGGAGCAATGATTTATCAAAACAGTGATCCCAGTAATTACCTATTTATTATTGAAAATGGCAAGGTCAATCTTCTTGACCCTGAAAATGAAATGACCCCTATTTGCAATTTGGAGAGAAATGATGTCTTTGGAGGTATGGCTTTTTTCACGGATTCTCCTCATGCTACAGGAGCTGTTGCCGCCACACATACCAGTATATGGCTGTTACCAAAGAATGAGTTTGAAAAACTTGTTCGAAACACACCAGATCTTTCTGAAAAATTAAGAAAATTCTTAACAGGAGATGAGGTCACCGAATATTTGACCAAACACCAGAACATGTCTTTAGAAATTTCAGAAAAACACTCAAACAGAATGATTCAGCACTACTGGGGGAAAGAACTGTCACAAAATGAAGAGCAGAAAACAGAAACAGAGTTTAAGACAATAATAGAAGGGATTAATCGTGTCCCTATTTTTCAAAAACTACCATCAGAAGAAGTTAATAAAATTGCACCACTCTTCTTTCGTAAACAACATCATAAAGGGTACACATTTTTTCATCAAGACGAACAAGCTGAGAGGTTGTACATTATTGAACGTGGAGAAGTAGAGATGATCGACCGTGAAAGTAAAACGAGGATGTTTATAACCTTAACTGATTATGATGCTTTTGGTGCCATGTCTTTCTTAACAGGAGCGCAGCACACAATGACTGCAGTAGCAGGTAAAGACACTACTGTCTGGGTTCTGCAAAAGCAGGATTTTGAGCGTTTACTGGAAATATGTCCTCAATTTACACGTGCAGTCGAGGACTATATTAAACAGGGTGAGGTTTCAGGCTATTTAACCATGAAACAACACTTCGATACCAACCAGGCTGCCCAGTGGACACATAAAGCGGTAAAAAACATGGAATCCGGAAAGCACATCCCATCTGCCAGGGAAATGATAGAAACTGCCAAAGAGCATACTGGGGCACCAATCGCGATCTGGCTTGGTATTTTCCTGGACGGTATCCCGGAGTCGTTAGTAATTGGCGCGTACATGATCCATTCAAGCCACATCAGCCTATCATTAATAGCTGGATTATTTCTTTCCAATTATCCTGAGGCATTATCGAGTTCCGTGGGAATGCGACAACAAGGTATGTCCTTTAAACGGGTATTGATAATGTGGACTTCTTTGATGATTTTTACGGGTATTGGCGCTGCTTTTGGAAACATGTTTTTCGCTAATGCCCCCGCAATGCTCTTTTCATTTATTGAGGGAATCGCCGCCGGTGCCATGTTGACCATGATAGCAGAAACCATGCTGCCGGAAGCTTACTTTAAAGGAGGCTCTATCGTTGGTATTTCCACCTTACTGGGATTTCTCACTCCAATTTATTTCAAAACAATGGAATAAAGATAACGACGGCATTGCAGAATCAACACACAATAACCCAAAAGGGTCACCCCTTTTCTCTGGGAGAAGCTTTCTCAGCGAACACAAAGAAAATATCGATGCAAACGAGGAGAGAACCGAATAAACAAAGTCAGGCCCGCCACACAGTACGTCGGTAAATGTCTACAATGTAAGTATGTGGTGAAGGCAACATACATTATGTTAATCCATCAAACAGCTTGCCGGACAAGCCAGAAGAACAGAGTGTGGTGAAAGGCCCGCCCAATAAACCGTCCAGTAAACAAAAGACTGTGCCGTTGCTGATACACCAAGGAACACAGGCATTAATGGTTGTCCTCCAGGAATGACACCAGAAATTGCAGCACCAGCACCAAATGACAAATTACTCAAAAATTCATGAGACGCAAGATAGCCAAAGTTTAAATCAGTAGTACCAAAATCATGAATACGCCTTGGTGGTATTAAACCGCTAGGGTCAATTAGTATAACCGGATTATTTTGTACATACGCATAGAGGTTAAGATCACCACCTGCAAATCCTATTGGGTCTTCACTGATAAATCTCCCCGTTTCAGAATCGTAGTACCTTGTCGTTACTCTGGGTGGCGGTGTGTATCCACCATCTACCCTTTCCACGTATGACAATATTTTAGCGCAAATCCTAACGTTTTGAACATTATCAATCATTTGGTCAACAAGCCACTTATGTGACAATGACATTGCCATCCACCCTTGTAAATCATCCCGGTTTTTTAGTAAGTCAAGAGATATAAACAGCTCAACAATAGCTGGCGAGGCATCCACCGGCAAACGAAGCCCCAACCCCGGGTCTCCATTATTTACCTGGTTGATACGCATATCATAATTATGCGTCCACCCATAAACCAATACGCTGTCCTGTAGATTAAGAGCGCTGTTATAAGAGCGACGAAATGACAATCCCGTCGGCGCCTGTCCTCCTGAAGATATATCAGTATGGTCAAATAGATATGCCCCTGTAGCCAAATCAACCGGTTCGATACTTGTCGGGTTTGATAAATAACCACTCTGGCTTAAATCAATACCATCACCTTCATAGCTTTCGACCAGTTCAGGATAATAATTGTATACATTACCAGGCACAGCGTTAAATCCGCCGGCGTAATCACCGCTTATTATCATTCCTATTGATAGATTCAATCCATTTTTCCATTTAGAAATATACCCGGTACCCTCCCATGTTCCGAAACCTATATTCAATTTACCATCACCGGGAAGAATAATCTTTCGACCAGCGTTGACAAGAGATTGTAATTCAACGATCTGCCCGGCCGAATAATTTACAATTTGAGACTGCACAGAAGCAAAATTACTGCTGTTAGCGTAAAACACCTTCTTGCCTTGAATATTAGTGGCATTTAACAGCTTAATGGTAGACACTCCGGGATGATCAGAACCCAGTTTCTGCTCTAAGACACAGTGTTCAAAAGAACTGGCAAGTGACCCGCTTATAAAAAAGTGGGCCTCTCTATCACTATCTCCTTCAAGAGTATTGCGACGTGAGAGAATGCTCACCGTAGTTGTTTTAATATCAATATAATAACCTGCTTCCTGGGCCATACGTCCAACATTGTGATGCCGTATAACAACTGTCCCGGCTAATTCACTTAGAACCCGATCCGTCAGACTTACCTGCTTCATCCATGTCAGCCCCATAACATTAAGAGATTCCCCCAGTACATGCTCGGCAGTATCAGGTTCACCTAAGTACAGTTGTTTACTTAATAATTTTTGTCTCTTATCCAATAGCCCGTTTGAAGCGCCCCCATAATTTGAAATGATCGCGTAAGTTGCCCCACTTTCATTATCATACGTAGAACTTTCATCTATATAAGTGCCTCCATTGGTCGCGTAGGGGTGGTCAATATATATAATCATATCGTACTTATTGCCTAAAGTTGTCGGTGTACCTGACGCAATCAACGCACCCTCCAAACGCAGTTCGGGATGATTATCTCCCGATGCATAGGTAATAGTCAAACGTTTCGCTCCAATCGCAGGAATTTCTAAAGTATGATCAATACCAACATGTTCTATACGCAGGGAAGCAATATGAGTGGACGGAATGTCAGTCCATGTCACAATATTGCTAATTGTATGTGGTAAAGTTAACCCGACTTTCGCTATTCGAGGTATTTTGACGATCTAAGTCTTTATAAATCAACAAAAACACCCTAAAGTCTACACTACAAGTTGCAATCTCTCTACTTCACGATAGCCTCCAAATTAGATGTAATTTTCGGTGGTGGTTGTTTGGGCAAATTAAATTTCATTTGACTCAGTAACATTTTGTGTTCCTTTTCAGGTTGTGTATATCGAGTCAATACGAGCTGCTTTCCATCAGTAGTCGGAAAATGTACATCAAGCATTTGCATCTTCTTAAACTTTTCTATTACGGCCCTTGGTGTTAGTCCTGGAGCTAACCACTTTAACCTCTGCTTAAGCGTAACATTTAAACAATAGGCCTGAAACGCAACAAAAATATGTGCCTCTATTCTTGTGTCTTTCTGATGATGAATTGGACGTATTAACAAGTCACCTTTCATCTCTTTAAACGCCTGCTCTACTTCTCCCAATAACATATACTGCTTCCAAAGTAGCCCAGGATCTGTAGCCGTCAAATTAGATCGAAGCAAATACTTTCCTTCCTTTCTCATCACTTTGCGAAGCTTGTCTTTGTCCAAGCTGAAGGTAAATGTCTCTTTGTTAACTACTTCCTTTGCATCAGGCAAATTGATCTTTACCAACGAGTATGCTCGTCCCGCTTCTTTCTTGGCCGCCCCTATCTTTAATAGCAATTTGTCTCTGCTGTTGCTCTGATCCTGCAACTGCTTTAACCTCTCCAATAGTTTCCTTAGCCTACGTCTACGCATAGCCCTCTCTTTGTTTACACGGTCTGCACTCTCCACCAATACATACAGCTCTCCATCATCCTTGAGTAACTTTACTTTTACTTTGTCTCGGACTTCTTCCCACGGTTTGTCTAAAAACTTTTTTTCAAGCTTGGTCAATCTACCCTTGGGAGTACCTATGAGATATTTTATCGGATACTCTGAACCTTTCATCTTCTCTATTGTTTCATCCGTTGGAATCCCTCTATCCATCAACCACGTACGATTTGATTTCCCATATTGCCCTTCAACCTTTTGCAAAAACATTTCAAGCGTGTTGGAGTCTTTCGTATTGCCTGGCATCACTTCATACGCCAAAGGGAAGCCCTCTGGAGTTACAATAAGAGCTATCACTACCTGTACGCAGTCTGACCTCTTATCTCTACTATATCCAAACTTCCGTAGTCCTGCACCAGGTGGGTCACATTCAAAATATGTACTGGTCAGATCATAAAGTAAAATGTCAAACCTGGCATTGAACATGTTATGCCATCTCTGCCTGAGAAATGAGAAAAGATCTTCTTTATGCTCAACGAGTTTGTCGAGACAACGATACAATTTATCCTTTTGGACTAAACCATAGTCTTCGCCTAATAGATCTGCCATGGCACTTTGTTCATACCACAATCTATGTAAACGCCACTCACTTCCGGGGTCTATTAATCGATAGGCAGTGAGTGTCTTAAAAACATTTAGCCAGCGTGTTCCTTTTCTACCAGGTAATAGTTTGCCTGACCAGAACTGATCTAGTTCTAAGAGATCCCATAGCTCGCAAAACAACCAGCACGCTCCCCACTGACGAGGGTTTTTAATTTGTAATTCATTTAATTTTACATGTATCGCATTCTGAGTTTCGTTGTGTGAAGGAGAGAGTGTGTCTTGAGGGAAAAGATGCATTTGCCTGGGTTGTTCTTGCCCGTCTTCAAATACCTCTATTGCTTTACGCCATGTGTCTTGTTGGTTATCACTTATTTCGCCAAGGTAGAGAACTTGGCGTTGGACAATACGACCAGAGCTTGTTCGCTTGTTTTCGACTATGTTCCAGTACCTATGGTTCTTACCATTTTTAAATCGTTCGTTGCATCTTAGAAACATGATGAGGGTATTATTGCAGAAAGGAATTAAGAAAAAAAGGGGGTAGGTCTACACTACAACGGGTTTTTGCCTGTTTTGGGACTTCTTGAAAAGCTGGATCCTTTATTTACATGGACTTACGTTTTGGTAAACTCAAAAATTTTCCAAAATTTCTTAAATTTAGTCGCGAATAGCGAAGGTTGGGTTAACTGAAGCTGAATGTCTGTTAGTTTTTTCTGGATGATTTCGTTGCCCCCTATGATCCCTTTGACACTGGCATTAGGGTATGACAAAAGCGGTATCCACAAAAACCTAACTGGACGTTTCTGATTAAGGTTAAATATAAAAGAAAGAAGTATGTTCAAGTCTGAAACATAGCCACTAAACTTGCGTTTTAAAATTAATAGAATATAATAAGCTTATATTGAATAGGCTGAAGAAATATCAAATGAAAAGGAGAGAAAAAAATGGAAACTATCTATGAAGGGCATTGGTACCATTCACATGAGAATTCGATCTCGTTAAGGCAGTGCGGACTATACAAAGATAAGATGGAGCATCCAGGTCACACGTATGATGACGATATTACGGACGCAAGTCATATTGACGATCGTGTTGCGGATAAAGGAAACGAGAGAGTCATAAGCGGCAATGAAATAACCGTGAGTATCCAGGAGTTTTTAGAAGTTGGAATGAAGTATAAAATAAGTATTGATGTTAGAGATGACTCGTACAATCTTCGGATTGAGAACACCTGAGCAAGCAATTATCACTTACAGTTACTTTGTCAGAAGAAGACCACACGGAGAGTATATATTCTATGAATATTAAATCTTGATCTATTTACATTTTTGCCGGAACAATCATGACGGGACATGGAGAGCTGCGTACTACACGTTCAGCAACACTTCCTAAAAAGAAATGTTTTACTCCGGTCCTTCCATGAGTTGACATTACGATCAAACTAACATTGCTACTTTTTGCAAATTGAATAATTTCATGATAGACAGATTTCTTTGGTTTAATAACAACCGTTTCAACGGGCAAACCGGCAAATTGTTGTTCCGCAATTTGCCGGATTTTCTCTGAAGCTTGTTTATATGCCTTTTCCAACACTCCCTTTTTGTCCTGAATTGCCAATCCATATTCAAATTTAATATCTGCAGGCGGGACAACATCAATTATTTTCAACAAGGTAATTTTACTCTGCTCATTTCCTGAAAGCTTGAACTGCTCCTTCGCATAATCAAATGCGGATCCAGCCTCTTCTGAAAAATCTGTTGTCACTAGAATATGTTTCATCTTTTTTTCTCCTCCAATGTTCTACAAGTTATCGTTCAATATCGTACTTATCCTATAATAATATTCTTCTTTGTCAAGACAGATATGAATGGAAAAACTGTTCTTATTCAATAAATTGGCAAACGTTAACCCTCTCCTTGCGAATGAAGGGATTAATGTTTATTTACCATTATTTGGATAACACTTCCAATAATCATCAACATCTTTCTGGATAGTGTTTATCACACCCACCTGTTTGACCGGCTCAAACAGGTGATCATATCTGTTTTGTGTTTTGAGGTACTCCTCTACCGGTTTAAATTCTGGTACTACCGTGTGCTCAACAACTCCATCAACCGCCTCTTTAAGCGGCCATATACCAGTCTGTACCGCCAACTTCCCAACTTCTACAGATTTTGAAGCACCATAAGACCATCCCGGAGGGCAAGGTGAAAAAGTAATGAAAAGTTTTGGGCCTTTTATCATGGAAGCCTTTTCAAATTTGCTTGAGAGATCTGTAGAGTGTGATGGTGAAATAGTAGCAATATAAGGAGGCTTTTGTGATCTCCATATTTCAAACAGGTCTTTTTTCCTCTGGATAGTGCCTTCAGGGTTAGACTTGCCTGGAAAAGATGTATTTGTCTTTGAACCAAACGGTGTAGCGCTCGACATCTGAAAGCCGGTATTAGAAAACGCCTCATTATCATAACAGAAATAATAAAAATCCAATCCTCTATGTATTGCCGCAGAAGTGGATTGCAACCCTATGTCATTTGCCGTACCATCTCCCGTGAGGACAACAACCTTCAAGTCTTCATCATCTCTGAGTTTTCCTTTTTTGATAAGTATATCCAGTGCGTCCCTTATACCCTGGGCCCCTGCCGGCGCGCAGGCCATCGCGGTATACATCCATGATGATTCGAAAGGTGAATAAGGATAAACGGAAAGCAGTGTGAAGCAGCCGGCAGCGTTTACAATAACGACATTCCTGCCCAGGACCTTATGTGCTAACCTTAACGCTAAAAGCCCACCACAACCAGCACATAAGGGTGTTCCAGGTGCAATATGCTCTTCCGTAGAGATATCCTTGTAATTTTTATAATGCCTGGTTTCCATGTTAATAAAACCTAAATTGATCGATTACTGTACAAAGTTGTAAGGACTGTTTCCCAAACAGCCTTTATTGTGCCGCCAGTCTGGGAAACTAGCCCTACAATTAATAATTCTACTGTGTTGCCTTTTAGATAAAATACCTGGGTAAAGAATGCTTAAATTATTGTATTCACTCCTCTCTTTCGAGAGGACTCCAGCTCTGGAATCCTCTCGAAAGAGAGGAGTGACATCAGATCAGGACAAACATCCGCTTGACTTTATATCTTCCCCGCAATTTTCTGTAATTTGTCTATTTGACGCAAATCTTTTTCAGTATAAAGCAGTTGAGTTTCAGGAATTATTCCGGTTTCTACACTTTTTTTCATTTCATCAATTATGTAACGGAATTCCACCAGACTGATATCTTTACCACCCAACCCTCCAATAAAAGAGAGTAGTACATCAGGCCGTTGTTTTTCGTGATATAGAGTCTCTGATATATCATTAAAGAAGATCCCGCCTGACCCCGGACTGATATTCTGATCAATAACTGCCACTGCTTTCTTACCATTCAGGAATAATCTGAGTTCTGTCTTTGGAAAAGGTCTGATAAGCCTCAACCTCAGAAGCCCAACCCTTAAACCTTTTTCCCTGAAACTCTTTACTGCCGCCTTACCTTTAATGGCAAAAGAGTTACTCATTACCAGAACATATTCAGCACCTTCCATCATAAACGCCTCAACGGCCGGATACGATCTGCCAAATATCTCTTTAAAATCATTTGCAACCTCTTTATATACCTCTATGGCATTTAAGGAAGCTAAATGCAGTTGATACTTGAAGTACGAATAGGCACTCCCTCCCAGCACAGCTACTCCTTGTGCCATAGGCTTTGATGCCTTAAAGAATGCGTGCTTTGGGTGATATTCAGGTAGAAATTTCCTTATTTCATTGCTATCATGTATTAACACAGGCTCTCTGGTAAACGAAAGATAAAACCCGTCCATATTAATCAAAACAGGCAAGAGCACCCTTTCATCTTCTGAAATTCTGTATGCCATTAATATCGTGTCCAGAATTTCCTGGCAGGTTTCTACATGTATTTGAATAATGCCGGTATCCCTTGCAGAGAGTATATCATTATGGTCTGGTTCCAATGTGATTGGAGCTGAAATCGCACGTGACACATTAATGAGAACCAGAGGCACGCGCCATCCGGCAATATTATACAGCATTTCGAAACCATACAATAAGCCCTGGCTGGATGTTGCAGAGAACACCCTTGCACCGGTAGCGGCGGCAGTACCCGCAGCAGTTATCATTGAGTGCTCAGAATCCATATTAGTAAATTTTGCATTCATCACTCCATTATTTATCCACTTAGAAAGCGATTCTATTATCTCTGTCTGAGGAGTGATGGGAAAAGCCGGTACATAATCAACCTCTGCGAGTCTGGCCCCCCATGCTGCAGCGAGATTCCCGGTTAACATCTCTTTTACCATGCCCTTACCTCACGTTCTTTTGTAATAACCTTTTTTGGACATTCGTCCATACAGGTAAAACAACCTTTGCAGTTGTCGTAATCAATATGAGGATAACCGGATTCATCAAGAGAGATACAGCTATGAGGACAGTGAACAAAGCACGCTCGGCACCTGGAACACCTGTCATGATCAATAACGGGTTTGAAAAATCTCCAATTACCGGTTTTTTTCATAATTGTATTTCCACTCTCATATACTCTGGCTGACCCAACTCTGGCATCAGCATATTCCAACTGTACTACTTTATTTTCATTTTCTTCCTCTGAAAATTTTAAATCAGGAGAAGAGATGGACGGTGTGTTGTCAAAGCAGGTAAGAGCAGCCTGGACATTTTTATCAATAACCTCTTTTTTCAGGTTTATATCAGTCAACTCTTTGATGACGGCCTCTTGTAAATAATCTCTTGAAATAATTCCTGTCAATTTACATGCTGAAGCTGCCGCAACGCTGCTGAGAACTGGTTTGTTTATAATCTTCAGCGCAATATCTGTTATATCAACTACAGCAATTTTTCCACTTACCTGATACGTATCTTTAACATGTGAAGCTGTATAGTGGGTGTTAACAAATGTTATTGTACCATCCCAAGTTCCCTGTAACACATTTGCCGCACTATCTTTCAGTAATGTTTCATCTGCTATAATATTGATATCAGGATTAACAATTATACCCCTCTCCAGTATGGGATTATCAGAGAGTCTCGTAAAAGCAATAATCGGAGCCCCTCTTCTCTCCGCACCATATACGGGAAAATCCTGGGCAAAATATCCCCCGATAAATGATGCAGTACCTACTATCCTGCTGGCAGTCTTCATACCCTGCCCACCTCTACCGTGAAATCTTATATTCTTTAGAATTGTATTTTTGTTTTGTACCATTAGTATTTTAACAATATACGAACAGCACGGACAAGTGAATTTGTCCACGTCGTCCATGTGTATCCAAGACTGGAATCCTCTCGAAAGAGAGGACTATTGTCAGGACCAAATTATTTTTTCTCTCCATACAGTATCAGTTAGCTTTCTATTTCAAGATAACCCTTGCATCAACAGCTTTAACGGATTTTTCATAAGCAAATAACGGGTTAAGTTCCACTTCCTTTATAATACTACAGTTTGTTACTAACTCAGAAATACTAATAATTGTTTTAGCCACTTGTCCTATATCAATTTTCCTGGCACCTCTATAGCCCGACAGAACAGGATACGCTTTAATCCCATTTATCATCTCAAGTGCTTCAGCTTCAGTTACCGGTGCAATCCTGAAGGATACATCTTTATAGAGTTCTACAAACACTCCTCCCAGACCAAACATTACTGCCGGACCAAACTGTTCATCACAAATGCCGCCTACGATTAGTTGAGTTGCCTCAGGTATCTGTTTTTGTAAGAAAACCCCCTCTACCTCGGCATCTGGCACGTTTTTTTTCAGATTATCTATAGCCTTATAATAATTCATCTCCACTTCCTCTACATTTTTTAGATCAATAAACACACCTCCAACATCACTCTTATGCTGTGCGTCTTGTGAAGCGATCTTCAAAACAAGAGGAAATCCGATTTCCTTAGATACTGCCACCGCATCTTCAACAGTTTTAACTAAGGCGTAATCAGGCACATCAATCCCATACAACTCAACCATCGCCAGAGATTCATCAGGAAGTGCGGCTATTCTGCCAGAAGCCACGATCTTATCTACAATCTTTTCCACTTCACGGTTTTTTGAAGTTTCAACAACCATCCATTTTTCCTCTCTCTACCAGAACATTCATAGCTTTCACCGCCCTTTCAGGTGACATGAATACGGGGATATTTTTTGATTCAAATTTTTCTTTGGTTTTCTTAGTATAGACGCTTTTAATTGTACAAACGACAACTGGTTTTCCTGATTCCTTTGCTCTTTCTGAAATAACATCAACCACACCTTCCGTCATGGCAGGTGGAGGCATTAACGGGATTATTATCGCGGCATCATAAAAATCATTGTCTACGAATGCTGTTTTCAACGCAATCCCGAAGTCTTTATCGCCGGCACTCCCGGTAAGGTCAATTGGATTATTAAAGATGAAAAACTCTGGAAAATGTTCAGAAAGATACTCTCTGATCCCGGGAGGAGTTTGCGCAAGATTCAGTCCCGTATCACTACACATATCTGAAACTGCGACTCCAAATCCTCCTCCATTGGTTATTACTAGAATCTTATTTCCCCTTGCCGGTTTTTGCATCAGGAGCACTTTACAAGCGTCAAGAAACTCTTCAAGATTGTAAACCTCCAGAACTCCTGATTTTCTAAATGCAGCTTTGTAAATTTCATACCTACCGGCAATAGCTCCAGTGTGAGACCTTGCCGCGTTAATCCCCGATTCTTGTCTACCGACCTTCAATACAACTATATGCTTATAGCAGGAGCAGAGCCTGGATGCACGGATAAACCTTCTTCCATCATCAACAGATTCCATATAGATCCCTATTACACGCGTAGAGTCATCTCCGGTTAAATACTCGATCAACTCTGATTCTCCAACGTCAACACGGTTGCCGTAACTTACAAATTTAGATACTCCAATACCTTCAAGATATAACATATCCAGCATGGAAGCAGCATATGATCCACTTTGAGACAAAATGCTCAGATGCCCTCTTGAAGGACGTTTTATCTTTGACCAGGGAAGAAAGAATGTACTGAAATTTGAGTAATTGTTCAGAACACCCAAGCAGTTAGGGCCAATTATTCGAATATTATTTTCCCTGCAAATTTTTTTTATTTCGGCTTCGAGAACTATCCCTCTCTTTCCTGTCTCAGCAAATCCACCACTTATAATCACCACATTATTAATTTTTCTCTCTATATGCTGGCTGAGAATTTCAGGAATATGTTCGGAAGAGATTGTAATTATTGAAAGATCTATGTTATCTTCATAATCAAGAATTGAAGGACAACACTTGAGACCAAACACTTTTTCGTAATGAGGATTTACAGGGACAATCGTCCCTTTGTAACCCATTTCAAATAGGTTATTAAAAATTGCGGATGTGATATTCAGTTCATTCTCTGTCGCTCCAATTATCGCTATAGACTGAGGATTGAAAAACTTATCTAAACTCATTTTGTAAACGCTTCCGCTCTCTTTATCGTGTACCCTGAGCACTCCATATCTCTCTAAATGTCAGAGCATCTAAAGGTTAAAGCGATGAGTTACAGCAGACAAAAAGAAACCATGCCTCCTTTAACCCATAGCCTTTTCCTCATCTTACCCGTAACCCGCAAAAGGAGAAAAACATAATAAATCGTTATCAATCCATATCATCAACATCCTTGTCCGCACAATCAATACAGCGGTCTGCAAAAGGGATTGCTTTGAGCCTTTCCGGGGAGATATTCTTTTTACATAATGTACAAATCCCATATTCATTTCGTTCAATGCGCTCAAGTGCCGCATCTATTTTTTCTAATTCTGAACGTGCAAGGCCGCCTAGAGCTTCCAATACATCATCATTCTCGCGCTCCAATGCCTGCTCTCCGGAATCGGGATCCGGCGCGCCATTAGTATGCAGTATATCTTGATCTACCTTGTTCAAGCGACCCTTTATTTCATCGCGCCTATCAATAAGTTTCCTGCGAATCTGATCATATTTCTTCATGTTAACCTCCCACTCGTTATCTTTTTCTGAGAATATATTTTGCAGTTAGATGCTGAAAATATATATTAATGATATCTACTTCTCTTTCACACTGATTCTCTTTCCTCACAAATATTATATCAAAGTTCGGAATTAATTGTTACCTATTTAAAGAAGCTACATACATAACCTGGCTATCAATTGATCTACTATGAGAGTTGGTGATAGACGGCTGGTTTTACATAACAAGTCGGCTTCAAGCATATACTTCCATTTTTCAGGCATTTCCTCCTC is a genomic window containing:
- a CDS encoding universal stress protein, translating into MKHILVTTDFSEEAGSAFDYAKEQFKLSGNEQSKITLLKIIDVVPPADIKFEYGLAIQDKKGVLEKAYKQASEKIRQIAEQQFAGLPVETVVIKPKKSVYHEIIQFAKSSNVSLIVMSTHGRTGVKHFFLGSVAERVVRSSPCPVMIVPAKM
- a CDS encoding cyclic nucleotide-binding domain-containing protein; protein product: MEILNSTTAQHILIAFIIGIISAFSLPLGTITSAFWKPGDRAIAFLMAFGGGALLAALTIDLVGSALEKGHFHILALGCIIGSFLFIGLNHIINDHGGFLRKASTTLYYIRRKGRKRFKRILSHVRRIDLFNNLPDDEVEKLASCLIRQEYPEGAMIYQNSDPSNYLFIIENGKVNLLDPENEMTPICNLERNDVFGGMAFFTDSPHATGAVAATHTSIWLLPKNEFEKLVRNTPDLSEKLRKFLTGDEVTEYLTKHQNMSLEISEKHSNRMIQHYWGKELSQNEEQKTETEFKTIIEGINRVPIFQKLPSEEVNKIAPLFFRKQHHKGYTFFHQDEQAERLYIIERGEVEMIDRESKTRMFITLTDYDAFGAMSFLTGAQHTMTAVAGKDTTVWVLQKQDFERLLEICPQFTRAVEDYIKQGEVSGYLTMKQHFDTNQAAQWTHKAVKNMESGKHIPSAREMIETAKEHTGAPIAIWLGIFLDGIPESLVIGAYMIHSSHISLSLIAGLFLSNYPEALSSSVGMRQQGMSFKRVLIMWTSLMIFTGIGAAFGNMFFANAPAMLFSFIEGIAAGAMLTMIAETMLPEAYFKGGSIVGISTLLGFLTPIYFKTME
- a CDS encoding IS1634 family transposase yields the protein MFLRCNERFKNGKNHRYWNIVENKRTSSGRIVQRQVLYLGEISDNQQDTWRKAIEVFEDGQEQPRQMHLFPQDTLSPSHNETQNAIHVKLNELQIKNPRQWGACWLFCELWDLLELDQFWSGKLLPGRKGTRWLNVFKTLTAYRLIDPGSEWRLHRLWYEQSAMADLLGEDYGLVQKDKLYRCLDKLVEHKEDLFSFLRQRWHNMFNARFDILLYDLTSTYFECDPPGAGLRKFGYSRDKRSDCVQVVIALIVTPEGFPLAYEVMPGNTKDSNTLEMFLQKVEGQYGKSNRTWLMDRGIPTDETIEKMKGSEYPIKYLIGTPKGRLTKLEKKFLDKPWEEVRDKVKVKLLKDDGELYVLVESADRVNKERAMRRRRLRKLLERLKQLQDQSNSRDKLLLKIGAAKKEAGRAYSLVKINLPDAKEVVNKETFTFSLDKDKLRKVMRKEGKYLLRSNLTATDPGLLWKQYMLLGEVEQAFKEMKGDLLIRPIHHQKDTRIEAHIFVAFQAYCLNVTLKQRLKWLAPGLTPRAVIEKFKKMQMLDVHFPTTDGKQLVLTRYTQPEKEHKMLLSQMKFNLPKQPPPKITSNLEAIVK
- a CDS encoding RHS repeat-associated core domain-containing protein, which gives rise to MTWTDIPSTHIASLRIEHVGIDHTLEIPAIGAKRLTITYASGDNHPELRLEGALIASGTPTTLGNKYDMIIYIDHPYATNGGTYIDESSTYDNESGATYAIISNYGGASNGLLDKRQKLLSKQLYLGEPDTAEHVLGESLNVMGLTWMKQVSLTDRVLSELAGTVVIRHHNVGRMAQEAGYYIDIKTTTVSILSRRNTLEGDSDREAHFFISGSLASSFEHCVLEQKLGSDHPGVSTIKLLNATNIQGKKVFYANSSNFASVQSQIVNYSAGQIVELQSLVNAGRKIILPGDGKLNIGFGTWEGTGYISKWKNGLNLSIGMIISGDYAGGFNAVPGNVYNYYPELVESYEGDGIDLSQSGYLSNPTSIEPVDLATGAYLFDHTDISSGGQAPTGLSFRRSYNSALNLQDSVLVYGWTHNYDMRINQVNNGDPGLGLRLPVDASPAIVELFISLDLLKNRDDLQGWMAMSLSHKWLVDQMIDNVQNVRICAKILSYVERVDGGYTPPPRVTTRYYDSETGRFISEDPIGFAGGDLNLYAYVQNNPVILIDPSGLIPPRRIHDFGTTDLNFGYLASHEFLSNLSFGAGAAISGVIPGGQPLMPVFLGVSATAQSFVYWTVYWAGLSPHSVLLACPASCLMD